The nucleotide sequence AAAAGTCCAATATGTGCTGGACCCTTACAATCCATTGACAATCACTTAACGGCAGAATATAATCGACTTCATGAACAAACCGTTCAAGCTATCAGTTATCTTCTGGGTTCTTCTTTCTTTCTTTCTGCTTACTTCCTCTGTCGTTTATGCCCAAGATGAAACACAAATAACCGGTTACTTAACAGGCGGGCAGACAAACACATATCCGGTTGAATTGAAACAGGGAGAAGTGCTCTACATCATCCTTGCACGTGCAGATGATAATCTAGCTATATTTATCAAAAATCCAAGCGGCCAAGAAACAAATAACTCTTCAGCGCAAATACCTCATTGCGTATTTCAGGCTCAAAGTAACGGTCAACATTCCATTGTTCTGAATAACACAAACGGAATGGACATACGCAAGCGTTATTATGATTTCACTTATTCAGTATTACCATCTTTTGAATACTCCAATTTGATATCCAGTAAATCACCTTTGGTACTAAGTATACCCGCGCCTATAACTAGTTCAACAAACTCCAATGTCATATTGCCGGCACAAAACGACAATGTACCTTCTCCGCCTTCATCTTCAAATATTAGCGGCTTAACGATAATCGGGATTATCATAGGGATGATTGTTTTGTTAATTTTTCTCGTTGGAATAGGTTCTCGTTCAAGACGAGTTCGCTATCACGGTGATTCCGGAGATACCTATATAATAGTAAATGGAAGACGCCAAGGAAGACGCCAGCGCAGTGACATTCAAAGAGCGCTTGATTGGCATGTTCCTAAAGTTAATAAAGATGGTGCAGAGTTTCTTTCTGGCGCAAGTAGTTTGAAAAAAACTCAACAAGATGAGTTGAAAAGGATCAGAAAGAACCTTTGGGGGTAGCTTAGAAAAGAATATTCCTTTATTTCATAGGTCTGCTTGTCTAGTGTTTCGTACACTTTCATTCGCATAATAATATGCCCATTCTGCAAATAAAGCTAATATCGGAAGCTCGAGCATAAGACTAGAACAGTAATTTTAAAGAATATACGATTCACGTGTACCCATCAAGATTTTTCCTGTTTGTTCTCTTCATTCGACCAATCACGTATAATGCCGGGCGTTAACAAAACAAGGAGGTTTTAGCCATGAAAGTTAAGCACGTGGTTAACCAAAAGAGAAAAAGCAGAAAGATGTTTGGTGGAGCGGGAGACGAGATTCGAACTCGCGACTTCCTGCTTGGGAAGCAGACATTCTACCACTGAATTACTCCCGCTTTTGGACGATGGTATTTTAACTTAAAAAGCATTAGCTGTAAAGCAATTGTATATTTATTTGCACCCGTTCAAGTTTACTGGCCGGATAGCGGATAACCGAGTTCTATCCACCTTTCGTAGCCTTTCCAGAGAACCTTGATCTTGTCCCAATCGTGCCCGGTGCCAAGTTCCTTCATTCTTTCTACCATACTGGCAGAAACTGCATCGTCCTCTCAGTCACAATAAAAAACTATCGTTTTATCTAGCGGCAGGTTTTTTAACTGGTTGTCAATCCATTGTTGGGTGATTAAAGGAGTCGCTTCACCCTGGATAAAGATTGCCCCTGGCAGATGCTCCATGTCATACAGCGCCTTAAAGCGGGTATCTACCAACACAAAATCTTCTTCGGTGTCTATCATCGCTTTCAACTCTTCACAACTTGTCCTGGGTACATCCGGGCTCACGAAACCCTGTTCTGCAAGCTCAGAGGGAGATGGCGCCCCCGGAATATTCGGGGCGATAGTGGTCTCTCCAGAGGTACAGGCTGCAGGCATAATGAGTAATGACATTACTATAAAAAGCAAGGCAGCCCTGTATAACTTACTATTCATCATGTGGTGTGCTCCTTTGGGAAATTAGAATTACATAATCATTAATTACAACTGCCTGGGACCAAGGTCTTTTTCTGCTTGGCTAATAAGCTCATCCCAATTAGTGGGGAGGTGTATTTCCTTAATTTGGTTAATAGACCAACTCGTGCCGTGCTGCAAATAGGCATTATGGCCAGATTGTTCTCCGCCAGCTACTGCAATCAATACGTCATCGGGGCTGGTATACAATGGAACCGGATACCAATCATCTCCGAAAACAGCCAGCGCGCCATCAATCTTTTGTGATTCTGCCCATTCCCTTACGTTTGGCAGGTCTATTATACGGGCGTTTTCGTACAACCACTGTTTAACATCCTGTTTTGTCCAGCCACCTTCAGAAAACGCTTTGGCAACATAGCGCGGTACAACCAGTATCCCAGAATCCTTACCTTTAATGTCTCCCATATAATAGCTTGATTCTGTATTGTTGGTGCTTGGGATTGCCATAAAACCCTGATAAGTGTATAGCAGATTCTGTAAATTGAATCCTCCAACCAGGGGCGATGAGCCTTTCCCGTAAGTGTTTATATTGTTTATGCCGGCTACTGCAGCAACCAGCGCCGTATTTGAACCCTTGGCAAATCCCCGTTCTTCTGATAGTGAAGGCCAGTCTTCCGGCAAGCCTTCTTCATCTTCAGCAAACACTGTGTTTGTGTGGCGGTTATGCCCGTAGATTGCCATTGAGCCGGTTGCCGGGAGTGCTCCGCCGATATTTTGCTGGGCAATCCTCATCGCTCGTCCGATAGATCCGTTAGCTGGGAATAGGGGATCCGGCCCAAAGCAGCCATAACCAGAAGAAAGACGTATCTGCTTGGCAACGGGTCCGTTTACTATACATGCTGGCCAGGTGGAACAGGTAGTGGTATTCATGGATTCATGGGCAAAATCTGGTTCCTGCATAGCTTCCGCGTAGGCAATAATCACCGGCAGGTATTCAGGCCGTCCGCCTGCCAGTGCCAGGCAAACAGCCAGAGAATGAACTGTAAGTATCCCGCCTTTCGGATAGAACTTGCCATAATGACCAACCGTAGATGTTGGGTCGAGGTCGGTTCCGGTAAGTATCCAATCAACTGTTTTGGCAGTTGGTGGCGTTAAGGGCAGCCCGTCTCCCCATTGGTACTGGAGGAATGTGTAATTCATTTTAGTGTATGCTTCTTCGTAATTATCAGCTGTGACGGTTACCATATCCGGCGGATATATACCAGTTTCTCTAATTTGCGGCTCCCATTGAGTAAGCCCTTTAATCACGGTATTTACTTCTGCATCGATTACAGATAAGTCGCCCTCTGCGGTAAACAAATCCCATGGCCATTCTTTTACTACCGGTGCCTCGTTGGAAAAACCCAGGCCTGCAAAGTTATTGGTTATAATCCCGGTAAAACCTTTGCGGGTCATTATCATGGTGGGAACACCAAGTTCCATTTCGATGAAAGCAGCTGCCCGAGCTGCACGCGTTGAACAGGATCCTCAGCCGGCGTTGCCTACAATCACTCCATCGCAACCGGCTTCTTCCAGCTGTTTCAATATACCAGCCATTGATTTTTCATCTACAACGTGGGCTATAGTGTCAAATTCTGTGTAGGGGATAATTGTAGCGGTTGGATACATATTTTTTAATACTTGGCGCAGGCGAGGGAAGGTATTATCAAAATTGTAATCCCCGTTGGTGATTTCACAGATTATCTTTCCCGCGAGGCTATCGAGCCGGGGAGCATGCAAGTTTGTAACTTCGATCGAGCCGGTAGGATTAAATACCTCAAGCTTTGCCGGTTTTGATTCTACTGTGCCAGTAGTGCTGGTTGGGTTAGTGGCATTACCTTCTTTGCATGATGAAAGCAACATTGATGAAGCAAGTGCGGTAGTTACAACGCCCGTGTCCCTGATGAACTTTCTTCGGCTGATGCCAGTGCGTTTAATGTAATCTTTTTTTTGGTTCATGCTTACCCCCCCTGCAATCAAACCATTAATCTTAAGGCTTCCAAGCCATGGTTGTACAGGCTTTGTGATAAAACTGCTTATTTGTAGCCGAACCGGTTACTGACAAGCGTAATCTCAACAGCCAGGTATTTTGCCCAGCAGCAGATCCTTTGAAGCTGTAACTACACCCCCATCAAATGCAAATTCTATGTCAGCAATCCCATATTGCCACCATTCAGGAATAAAATCTTCATAAGTCAATCTGATCAGGGTTTCGGTATAATCGATATCGTAATCATCACTGGTAATTGGTACTCCATCCCAGCTTTGTATCAAGTTACCTTTTTTGGTGATATCAAAGGCATCCAGCATTTCCCAGACCTTAACACTTAGTGTGCCTTCGACGATTAACCCCTTTCCATTTGCATCAACCGGCTTTAATAGCATATTAAGAGCAAGTTCATCCTGCATACCGGCTCGGCGGACTTCAAGCTTTTCAGCTTTCAGGTTTTGCAGTGTAGTTGTAACCGATGGAGTGGTGGTATTTGACGTGGTTGTAGTCGTGGGTTCGGTGGTTACGGGTTCTGTAGATGTGGTGGTAGTAACCGGATTAGTGCTTGTGCCTGGATTATTAGTTGAAGGTTTTACGGTGCAACCGGAGGCAATGATTATTGATACTGCCAGAAGTAAAGTAATTAATGAATGGCTTAACAGGGATTTGCTTAGCATATGGATAAACGCAACCTCACGTGATTAAGACTATATTCATTTTAGCGCATATAGTTTAAGATGTAAATAATACCTAGGAGGTGCTTCGGCTACAACAACCAGCTTCAAATGCTTGTTAAAAAACGCGGGCTGGTGGCAATTACTTGCAATTGCCAGAACAAGGCGTATCAATTGAGGAGCAACCACCTTCTCTTACGGCTTTTTTAAGGTTTTCTAAATCTTTAAAAAGTTCAGGGCTATCCTTGAGATATTGGCGCATGGCTCCTATTATCGAAGCAGCGAAAGGCTCAATTTTGGTTTCATCAATAGAATACAGAGACCATAATCCTTCCTTGCGTAAAAGTAACAGCCCGGCATTATACAACTGGCTCAGATTCCTGGAAGCCCTCGTCTGGCTGATGTTTAACGCCTGCATAACTTCACAAACGCAGCATTCCTTGTGGATTAACAGATTAAGTATGCGTAAACGGGTCTCATCAGATAGGGCTTTAAATATTTTTACTTTATTTTCAAGTACCATATATGTCCAACCTGTAGTTTATGCGGTTATTCTATAGATTTAGTCTTGAAGTGTCAATCGTTAGAATTAAAAAATTCGGTTAAAATACAGGTTGTCAAGATGCTACAATTAGAGCAAGCGGTAATTCCTTGCCAAGGGGCTTAAGTATGCATGTAGGTATAATTAAAATCTATCTGAGGCTCGCCGGCAACAATTCCTTAAAAGGAAAAAGGCAAGCCATACGCCCGATGATTGCCGGGCTTAGAAAACGGTACAATGTATCAGTAGCTGAAGTTGCCGATCAAGACCGGTGGCAAAGTGCCGTTATTGGCATCAGCCTGGTCACCAGTGAT is from Dehalococcoidales bacterium and encodes:
- a CDS encoding rhodanese-like domain-containing protein yields the protein MMNSKLYRAALLFIVMSLLIMPAACTSGETTIAPNIPGAPSPSELAEQGFVSPDVPRTSCEELKAMIDTEEDFVLVDTRFKALYDMEHLPGAIFIQGEATPLITQQWIDNQLKNLPLDKTIVFYCD
- a CDS encoding metalloregulator ArsR/SmtB family transcription factor, whose translation is MVLENKVKIFKALSDETRLRILNLLIHKECCVCEVMQALNISQTRASRNLSQLYNAGLLLLRKEGLWSLYSIDETKIEPFAASIIGAMRQYLKDSPELFKDLENLKKAVREGGCSSIDTPCSGNCK
- a CDS encoding DUF503 domain-containing protein, which produces MHVGIIKIYLRLAGNNSLKGKRQAIRPMIAGLRKRYNVSVAEVADQDRWQSAVIGISLVTSDKRMADEVISSIQNDLNSGRFNAEVIENQVEIIPV